In Candidatus Omnitrophota bacterium, a genomic segment contains:
- a CDS encoding hydrogenase 3 maturation endopeptidase HyCI, with product MEKSFSNHLKEHLKGKVVILGIGNTLRSDDGVGSILANRLIGKVPFMVWDAGTGPENYLGKAVKEKPNTILIIDAVDFGGNPGEIRLLEGDELKTINLFSTHNASLSLTINYLQSSLQLDIIILAIQPKTVVFGDNLSPEMAQALNKLEDWFLNYEAGKKTG from the coding sequence ATGGAAAAAAGTTTTAGTAATCATCTTAAGGAACATTTAAAAGGCAAGGTGGTAATTTTAGGAATTGGGAATACTTTGCGTAGCGATGACGGAGTTGGCTCAATTTTGGCCAATCGTTTAATAGGCAAAGTTCCTTTTATGGTCTGGGACGCAGGCACAGGCCCGGAAAATTATTTGGGAAAGGCTGTAAAAGAAAAACCGAACACAATTCTTATTATTGATGCAGTTGATTTTGGCGGAAATCCGGGAGAGATCAGGTTGTTAGAAGGAGATGAATTAAAAACAATTAATTTATTCTCAACGCATAACGCATCACTTTCATTAACGATAAACTACTTGCAAAGCAGTTTGCAGCTGGATATAATTATTTTGGCTATTCAGCCAAAAACAGTTGTTTTCGGCGATAACTTAAGCCCGGAAATGGCTCAGGCATTAAATAAATTAGAAGATTGGTTCTTAAATTATGAAGCAGGCAAAAAAACGGGATAA
- a CDS encoding DUF3568 family protein — MKKVLSLIVLCSALLTGISGCAPLIVGGAVGAIGGYAASRDTVQGETDKNYDSLWNAAVEVARIRGKVKKEDFTKGIIEMQADSSRVTITLVKVTLATTRLKVASRKFHFPNLALSQELFVKIMDFAK, encoded by the coding sequence ATGAAAAAAGTGTTAAGTTTAATAGTTCTATGTTCCGCGTTATTAACAGGCATTTCTGGTTGTGCTCCTTTGATTGTTGGAGGAGCGGTTGGAGCTATTGGAGGCTATGCCGCAAGCCGGGATACGGTGCAAGGTGAGACTGATAAAAACTATGATAGCCTTTGGAATGCGGCTGTTGAAGTAGCCAGAATTCGCGGAAAAGTAAAAAAAGAAGATTTTACTAAAGGTATTATTGAGATGCAGGCAGATTCAAGCCGGGTGACTATTACTTTGGTTAAGGTGACCTTGGCAACGACTCGTTTAAAGGTAGCTAGCCGTAAATTCCATTTCCCGAATTTAGCTCTTTCACAGGAGCTTTTTGTAAAAATCATGGATTTTGCCAAGTAG
- a CDS encoding sodium-dependent transporter translates to MKQAKKRDNWGSRLGIIMAVAGSAIGLGNFLRFPAKAASNGGGAFMIPYFVSLLLLGIPLMWIEWTLGRYGGGFGHGTAPGIFHSIWQKNRFIKYFGVIGIFGPLVIFIYYTYIESWTLAYSFFALTGKYGALSDQASMKSFLSAFQGLEKNQFFQGIGPAYTFFLATFTLNILVIYHGIKGGIEKLCKWAMPLLFIFGFILLIRVFTLGTPDLNKPLWNIQNGFGFLWNPDFSALKSAKVWLEAAGQIFFTLSVGIGVILTYASYLSKGDDVVLSGLTAASTNEFAEVILGGSIVIPAAFVFFGPVDIKQIAQSGVFNLGFVTMPLVLNKLPFAMLFGFSWFFLLFLAGITSSVSLAQPAVAFLEDEFDISRKKAVAIFGAVTFLLCQPAIFFLKNGVVDELDFWGGTFFLVLFATIETILFAWVFGMGKAWDEIHKGADMRIPKIYKFIIKYITPSFLFFILGMWLWQEWIPIIFMKNVTAAAKPYILGTRVGLLFVFLVLAVLVRFAWKKKRLNEERMT, encoded by the coding sequence ATGAAGCAGGCAAAAAAACGGGATAACTGGGGTTCTCGGCTGGGTATTATTATGGCTGTAGCAGGCTCGGCAATCGGATTAGGTAATTTCTTGCGTTTTCCCGCCAAAGCTGCCTCCAATGGGGGCGGCGCTTTTATGATTCCTTATTTTGTATCATTGCTTTTGTTAGGGATTCCTCTTATGTGGATTGAGTGGACCCTTGGCCGTTATGGAGGAGGTTTTGGGCATGGGACTGCCCCGGGGATATTCCACAGTATTTGGCAGAAGAACCGTTTTATTAAATATTTTGGCGTTATCGGGATTTTTGGCCCCTTAGTAATATTTATATATTATACCTATATAGAATCCTGGACTTTGGCTTATAGTTTTTTTGCCCTGACAGGTAAATATGGAGCCCTTAGCGACCAGGCTTCAATGAAAAGCTTTTTAAGCGCTTTCCAGGGCCTGGAAAAGAATCAATTCTTCCAAGGTATCGGCCCAGCGTATACCTTTTTCTTGGCTACATTTACTTTGAATATTTTAGTTATATATCATGGGATAAAAGGCGGCATAGAAAAGCTTTGTAAATGGGCAATGCCATTGTTATTTATTTTTGGATTCATACTTTTAATAAGAGTATTTACTTTAGGCACTCCGGATTTAAATAAACCACTTTGGAATATTCAAAATGGATTTGGGTTCTTGTGGAATCCTGATTTTTCCGCGTTAAAATCTGCTAAAGTTTGGCTTGAGGCAGCAGGGCAGATATTTTTTACCTTAAGTGTCGGTATCGGAGTGATATTGACCTATGCAAGTTATCTTTCTAAAGGAGATGATGTTGTCTTATCCGGGCTTACAGCTGCAAGCACTAATGAATTCGCCGAAGTAATATTAGGAGGAAGTATTGTAATCCCGGCAGCTTTTGTTTTCTTTGGCCCGGTGGATATCAAACAAATTGCCCAATCAGGTGTATTTAACTTAGGGTTTGTTACTATGCCGCTTGTTTTAAATAAATTGCCGTTTGCTATGTTATTTGGTTTTTCCTGGTTTTTCCTCTTATTCTTAGCGGGAATTACTTCTTCAGTTTCTCTTGCCCAGCCGGCAGTTGCTTTTCTTGAGGATGAATTTGATATAAGCAGGAAAAAAGCTGTTGCGATATTTGGAGCAGTTACTTTTCTTCTTTGCCAGCCGGCTATATTTTTTCTTAAGAATGGCGTTGTTGATGAGTTAGATTTCTGGGGAGGAACATTTTTCTTGGTTTTATTTGCTACAATTGAGACCATTCTTTTTGCTTGGGTGTTCGGGATGGGTAAGGCTTGGGATGAAATACATAAAGGCGCTGATATGCGAATCCCGAAGATTTATAAATTTATTATTAAATATATTACTCCTTCATTTTTGTTTTTTATATTAGGCATGTGGCTTTGGCAGGAGTGGATTCCGATAATCTTTATGAAGAATGTTACGGCTGCTGCTAAGCCTTATATTCTCGGGACAAGGGTAGGGTTGTTGTTTGTATTCTTGGTTTTGGCTGTTTTGGTGAGATTTGCCTGGAAAAAGAAAAGGTTAAATGAAGAGAGGATGACATGA
- a CDS encoding cold shock domain-containing protein: MAKGKVKWFSNQKGYGFVTGEDGKDVFVHYSAITGDGYKTLNEGDAVEFDVSQGPKGEQATNVKKA, translated from the coding sequence ATGGCAAAAGGTAAAGTAAAGTGGTTCAGTAATCAAAAGGGTTATGGTTTTGTAACTGGTGAAGACGGAAAAGACGTTTTTGTACACTATAGCGCAATTACAGGAGATGGATACAAGACCCTAAACGAAGGTGACGCCGTGGAATTTGACGTAAGTCAAGGGCCTAAAGGCGAGCAGGCTACCAACGTAAAAAAGGCTTAA